The following are encoded together in the Corallococcus silvisoli genome:
- the fdh gene encoding formate dehydrogenase, producing the protein MKFRELLNAWPVLRQLARGDGRALGDTAMSARSRALEPRTKSADTVVKSICPYCAVGCGQEVHVRGGRILDIEGDPHSPISRGRLCPKGAATFQLVTGTQRVQQVLYRRPGGTRWEPIPLEEAMDRVAERVKRTRDATFELTDAKGQRLNRTLGMAHLGGATLDNEENYLLKKLFNALGVVQVENQARIUHASTVPGLGITFGRGGATTFQQDLQHSDCILIQGSNMAECHPVGFQWVMEAKARGAKVIHVDPRYTRTSAVSDLYAPIRVGSDIAFLGGLIHYVLEHERYFRDYVVQYTNAATLIREDFLDTEDLEGLFSGFQPKDNRYDPLSWQYQGAEGVVPAAGHKELTDEPGAGGGGDEHRGAPSDEHQDPTLQHPRCVFQLLKRHFSRYTPKVVSQVCGVPEALFLQVAETLCANSNPERTSAFCYAVGWTQHSVGVQYIRAAAILQLLLGNIGRPGGGILALRGHASIQGSTDIPTLYNLLPGYLPMPRAQPQDRLEQYLRDNTSGGGWLSEFPKYAVSLLKAWFGDKATRANDYLFAHLPRLTGNHSHMQTVADMADGKLQGYFVMGENPAVGSMNGALQRKGLRQLDWLVVRDFTLIETAEFWRTAPEIQAGQVRTEDIQTEVFFFPAAAHTEKDGSFTNTQRLLQWHHKAVEPAGDTRSELHFAYHLGLKLRRLHAGSTDPKDAPLLDLTWDYPTRGPHAEPSAEAVLKEINGYTVADGQPVDGFMALKDDGSTACGCWIYSGCYQDGVNQPARRRPGQEQTWVAPEWGWAWPANRRLLYNRASADVDGKPWSERKRYVWWDAEARRWTGEDVPDFIADRPPEYRPPEGATGLATLAGNDPFLMQADGKGWLFAPSGLMDGPLPTHYEPMESVVPNPLHAQQCSPTREEWRRGDNPYHRAWGDPRYPYLVTTYRLTEHHTAGGMSRWLSWLSELQPEMFCEISPELAREKGLANGGWCTLLTARGDIECRALVTERLRPLRVKGAWVHQIGLPYHWGVTGRVRGDAANELTSFVADQNVDIQESKVFTADLKAGRLRTGERAAAGARPPPLTVPEVPRDVSPPGPVDHSEAQEPGEKE; encoded by the coding sequence TTGAAGTTCCGTGAGCTGTTGAACGCTTGGCCCGTGCTGCGGCAGCTCGCCCGGGGGGACGGCCGGGCGCTGGGGGACACGGCGATGTCCGCGCGCAGCCGCGCGCTGGAGCCGCGCACGAAGTCCGCGGACACCGTGGTCAAGTCCATCTGCCCGTACTGCGCGGTGGGCTGTGGCCAGGAGGTCCACGTGCGCGGAGGGCGCATCCTCGACATCGAGGGCGACCCGCATTCGCCCATCTCCCGGGGGCGCCTGTGTCCCAAGGGGGCCGCCACCTTCCAGCTCGTCACGGGCACGCAGCGCGTCCAGCAGGTGCTCTACCGCCGCCCCGGCGGGACGCGGTGGGAACCCATCCCGCTGGAAGAGGCGATGGACCGGGTGGCGGAGCGCGTGAAGCGCACGCGCGACGCGACGTTCGAGCTGACGGACGCGAAGGGCCAGCGGTTGAACCGGACGCTGGGGATGGCGCACCTGGGAGGGGCGACGCTGGACAACGAGGAGAACTACCTGCTCAAGAAGCTGTTCAACGCGCTGGGCGTCGTGCAGGTGGAGAACCAGGCGCGAATATGACACGCGTCCACGGTGCCCGGTCTGGGCATCACGTTCGGCCGCGGGGGCGCCACGACGTTCCAGCAGGACCTGCAGCACTCGGACTGCATCCTCATCCAGGGGTCCAACATGGCCGAGTGCCATCCGGTGGGCTTCCAGTGGGTGATGGAGGCGAAGGCCCGGGGCGCCAAGGTCATCCACGTGGATCCGCGCTACACGCGCACCAGCGCGGTGTCGGACCTGTACGCGCCCATCCGGGTGGGCTCCGACATCGCGTTCCTGGGCGGGCTCATCCACTACGTGCTGGAGCACGAGCGCTACTTCCGCGACTACGTCGTGCAATACACCAACGCGGCCACGCTCATCCGCGAGGACTTCCTGGACACGGAGGACCTGGAGGGCCTCTTCAGCGGCTTCCAGCCGAAGGACAACCGCTACGACCCGCTCTCCTGGCAGTACCAGGGCGCGGAGGGCGTGGTGCCCGCGGCGGGCCACAAGGAGCTGACGGACGAACCGGGCGCGGGCGGCGGCGGGGATGAGCACCGGGGGGCGCCGAGCGACGAGCACCAGGACCCCACGCTCCAGCATCCCCGGTGCGTGTTCCAGCTGCTCAAGCGCCACTTCTCCCGCTACACGCCCAAGGTGGTGTCGCAGGTGTGCGGCGTGCCGGAGGCGCTGTTCCTCCAGGTGGCGGAGACGCTGTGCGCCAACTCCAACCCCGAGCGCACCAGCGCGTTCTGCTACGCGGTGGGCTGGACGCAGCACTCGGTGGGCGTGCAGTACATCCGCGCCGCGGCCATCCTCCAGCTGCTCCTGGGCAACATCGGCCGGCCCGGAGGCGGCATCCTCGCGCTGCGCGGGCACGCGTCCATCCAGGGCTCCACGGACATCCCCACGCTCTACAACCTGCTGCCCGGCTACCTGCCCATGCCGCGCGCGCAACCCCAGGACCGGCTGGAGCAGTACCTCCGCGACAACACGTCCGGCGGCGGCTGGTTGAGCGAGTTCCCCAAGTACGCCGTGTCGCTGCTCAAGGCGTGGTTCGGAGACAAGGCCACGCGGGCCAATGACTACCTCTTCGCCCACCTGCCCCGGCTGACGGGAAACCACTCGCACATGCAGACGGTGGCGGACATGGCGGACGGGAAGCTCCAGGGCTACTTCGTCATGGGGGAGAACCCGGCCGTGGGCAGCATGAACGGGGCGCTCCAGCGCAAGGGGCTGCGCCAGCTGGACTGGCTGGTGGTGCGCGACTTCACCCTCATCGAGACCGCGGAGTTCTGGCGCACGGCGCCTGAAATCCAGGCCGGGCAGGTGCGCACGGAGGACATCCAGACGGAGGTGTTCTTCTTCCCAGCCGCCGCGCACACGGAGAAGGACGGCAGCTTCACCAACACGCAGCGGCTGCTGCAATGGCACCACAAGGCGGTGGAGCCGGCGGGGGACACGCGCAGCGAGCTGCACTTCGCCTATCACCTGGGCCTCAAGCTGCGGCGGCTCCACGCGGGCTCCACGGACCCCAAGGACGCGCCGCTGCTGGACCTGACGTGGGACTACCCCACGCGGGGGCCGCACGCGGAGCCCTCCGCGGAGGCGGTGCTGAAGGAGATCAACGGGTACACGGTGGCGGACGGCCAGCCGGTGGACGGCTTCATGGCGCTGAAGGACGACGGCTCCACGGCGTGCGGCTGTTGGATCTACTCCGGCTGCTACCAGGACGGCGTCAACCAGCCCGCGCGACGCAGGCCCGGACAGGAGCAGACGTGGGTGGCGCCCGAGTGGGGCTGGGCGTGGCCCGCCAACCGGAGGCTGCTCTACAACCGCGCGTCGGCGGACGTGGATGGCAAGCCGTGGAGCGAGCGCAAGCGCTACGTGTGGTGGGACGCGGAGGCGCGGAGGTGGACGGGCGAGGACGTGCCGGACTTCATCGCGGACCGGCCCCCGGAGTACCGGCCGCCCGAGGGCGCGACGGGGCTCGCGACCCTCGCGGGGAATGATCCCTTCCTGATGCAGGCGGACGGCAAGGGCTGGCTCTTCGCGCCCAGCGGGCTGATGGACGGGCCGCTGCCCACGCACTACGAGCCCATGGAGTCGGTGGTGCCCAACCCGCTCCATGCGCAGCAGTGCAGCCCCACGCGCGAGGAGTGGAGGCGCGGGGACAACCCCTACCACCGGGCCTGGGGCGACCCGCGCTACCCCTATCTGGTCACGACGTACCGGCTCACCGAGCACCACACCGCGGGCGGCATGTCGCGCTGGCTGTCGTGGCTGAGCGAGCTGCAGCCGGAGATGTTCTGTGAAATCTCCCCGGAGCTGGCGCGGGAGAAGGGGCTGGCGAACGGGGGCTGGTGCACGCTCCTCACGGCGCGAGGGGACATCGAGTGCCGGGCGCTGGTGACCGAGCGCCTCCGCCCGCTGCGGGTGAAGGGGGCGTGGGTGCACCAGATTGGCCTGCCGTACCACTGGGGCGTCACCGGGCGCGTGCGGGGCGACGCGGCCAACGAGCTGACGTCCTTCGTCGCGGATCAGAACGTGGACATCCAGGAGTCGAAGGTGTTCACGGCGGACCTGAAGGCGGGGCGGCTGCGCACGGGTGAGCGGGCCGCGGCGGGGGCACGGCCGCCGCCGCTCACGGTGCCGGAGGTGCCGCGCGACGTGTCACCACCGGGCCCGGTGGACCACTCGGAAGCACAGGAACCCGGGGAGAAGGAGTAG
- a CDS encoding 4Fe-4S dicluster domain-containing protein produces MGSRKGFFTDTTLCIGCKACEVACKQWNQLPDDGFHFTGMSYDQTAHLGASTWRHVAFVERPAPLQGQTSGAGDFSWLMMSDVCKHCQRAACLEACPTGAIVRTEFDTVYVQPDVCNGCGYCVSACPFGVVDRREDDGRAWKCTLCYDRIGDDQTPACAKACPTASIQYGDLDELHARAESRVRALHGQGVTDAYLYGKDAESQPGTGGLNAFFLLLDKPEVYNLPPDPVAPTKKALRAWASVAAGAVGMVAVAVGAAVFGREGRG; encoded by the coding sequence ATGGGCAGCCGCAAGGGGTTCTTCACGGACACGACGCTCTGCATCGGCTGCAAGGCGTGCGAGGTCGCGTGCAAGCAGTGGAACCAGCTCCCGGACGACGGCTTCCACTTCACGGGCATGTCGTACGACCAGACGGCGCACCTGGGCGCGTCGACGTGGCGGCACGTGGCGTTCGTGGAGCGGCCCGCACCGCTGCAGGGGCAGACGTCGGGCGCGGGGGACTTCTCGTGGCTGATGATGTCGGACGTGTGCAAGCACTGCCAGCGCGCGGCATGCCTGGAGGCGTGTCCCACGGGCGCCATCGTGCGGACAGAGTTCGACACCGTGTACGTGCAGCCGGACGTGTGCAACGGCTGCGGCTACTGCGTGTCCGCGTGTCCGTTCGGCGTGGTGGACCGGCGCGAGGATGACGGGCGCGCGTGGAAGTGCACGCTCTGCTACGACCGCATCGGCGACGACCAGACGCCCGCGTGCGCGAAGGCGTGCCCCACGGCGTCCATCCAGTACGGCGACCTGGACGAACTGCACGCGCGGGCGGAGTCGCGGGTGCGCGCGCTGCATGGCCAGGGCGTGACGGACGCGTACCTGTACGGCAAGGACGCGGAGAGCCAGCCCGGGACCGGTGGGCTCAACGCGTTCTTCCTGCTGCTGGACAAGCCGGAGGTCTACAACCTGCCGCCGGATCCGGTGGCGCCGACGAAGAAGGCGCTGCGCGCCTGGGCCTCCGTGGCGGCGGGCGCGGTGGGGATGGTCGCGGTGGCGGTGGGCGCGGCGGTGTTCGGGCGGGAGGGGCGCGGATGA
- the nrfD gene encoding NrfD/PsrC family molybdoenzyme membrane anchor subunit codes for MSDDTLLDRLQRKADGRNIDPRAGILEGEGAQQRVKDPEPPKPGPEVLATVPSRSGPDSAEAPSYYGLPVLKEPLWIWSVPAYFYVGGVAGAASVLGAALEHLGGRGLERLAGRCHTVATAGDLVSAGLLIHDLGRPSRFLNMLRVFRPTSPMSMGSWVLAGSGAANTAALALRRRPGAWGSLGRAAGAVGAALGLPLAGYTAVLVSNTAVPLWQQVGRVLPLFFMASATASAGSLLSLFPHTDAEERVLRRFRVAGKVAEAFTREAVELEARRVVEVGRPLRGGAAGALWALSRTCSLAGLGVDVLPGRARWKQVMADTLSTVGAVAARFGIIQAGRVSARDPQATFQGQRQGLGAAQVEGNTEASDGRPLSFPLPVLGQGAPERAPRPDAPYARFMVTPPEPS; via the coding sequence ATGAGCGACGACACGCTGCTGGACCGGCTGCAACGCAAGGCGGACGGGCGGAACATCGACCCGCGCGCGGGCATCCTCGAAGGCGAGGGGGCCCAGCAGCGGGTGAAGGATCCGGAGCCACCGAAGCCAGGGCCGGAGGTGCTGGCCACGGTGCCCTCGCGGTCGGGGCCGGACAGCGCCGAGGCCCCGAGCTACTACGGCCTGCCCGTGTTGAAGGAGCCGCTGTGGATCTGGTCCGTCCCCGCGTACTTCTACGTGGGCGGGGTGGCGGGCGCGGCGAGCGTGCTCGGCGCGGCGCTGGAGCACCTGGGGGGACGGGGGCTGGAGCGGCTGGCGGGGCGCTGCCACACGGTGGCCACGGCGGGGGATCTGGTGAGCGCGGGGCTGTTGATCCACGACCTGGGCCGTCCGTCGCGCTTCCTGAACATGCTGCGGGTGTTCCGGCCCACGTCGCCCATGAGCATGGGGTCGTGGGTGCTGGCGGGCTCGGGGGCGGCGAACACGGCGGCGCTGGCGCTGCGTCGACGGCCGGGCGCGTGGGGGAGCCTGGGGCGCGCGGCGGGCGCGGTGGGCGCGGCGTTGGGCCTGCCGCTCGCGGGCTACACGGCGGTGCTGGTGAGCAACACCGCGGTGCCGCTGTGGCAGCAGGTGGGCCGGGTGTTGCCGCTGTTCTTCATGGCCTCCGCGACGGCGAGCGCCGGGAGCCTGCTGTCGCTGTTCCCGCACACGGACGCGGAGGAGCGGGTGCTGCGCCGCTTCCGGGTGGCGGGCAAGGTGGCGGAGGCGTTCACCCGCGAGGCGGTGGAGCTGGAGGCGCGGCGGGTGGTGGAGGTGGGCAGGCCGCTGCGCGGGGGCGCGGCGGGAGCGCTGTGGGCGCTGTCGCGGACGTGCTCGCTGGCGGGGCTGGGGGTGGACGTGCTGCCGGGACGCGCGCGGTGGAAGCAGGTGATGGCGGACACGCTGTCCACGGTGGGCGCGGTGGCCGCGAGGTTCGGCATCATCCAGGCGGGCCGGGTCTCCGCGAGGGATCCGCAGGCGACGTTCCAGGGCCAGCGCCAGGGGCTGGGCGCGGCGCAGGTGGAGGGGAACACGGAGGCTTCGGATGGAAGGCCGCTGAGCTTCCCGTTGCCCGTGCTGGGGCAGGGAGCGCCGGAGCGCGCGCCCCGACCGGACGCCCCCTATGCGCGCTTCATGGTGACGCCGCCGGAACCGTCGTGA
- the mobA gene encoding molybdenum cofactor guanylyltransferase: MDGSATFPDVTLAILAGGQGTRLGGAAKGLLTVEGRTTLERLLALGSHFADVVLVANAPEPYARFGARTVADAVKGKGAPGGVHAALGAARTPWVFAVACDMPFVTEAAARVVLDARAEDVDAVCFEREGRCEPLLAAYRAGLVARWGEALAEDPSMRRVLLRFRTRTLPEAALRAVDPQLRALANVNTPEDLVRYGVTLPAR, encoded by the coding sequence ATGGACGGATCCGCGACCTTTCCCGACGTGACGCTGGCCATCCTGGCGGGGGGGCAGGGGACCCGGCTGGGTGGGGCCGCGAAGGGGCTGCTGACCGTGGAGGGGCGCACGACTCTTGAACGGCTGCTGGCGCTGGGGTCGCATTTCGCGGACGTGGTGTTGGTGGCGAACGCACCGGAGCCCTACGCGCGCTTCGGGGCGCGCACGGTGGCGGACGCGGTGAAGGGGAAGGGCGCACCCGGCGGTGTCCACGCGGCCTTGGGCGCGGCGCGCACGCCGTGGGTATTCGCGGTGGCGTGCGACATGCCGTTCGTCACGGAGGCCGCGGCGCGGGTCGTGCTGGACGCGCGAGCGGAGGACGTGGACGCGGTGTGCTTCGAGCGCGAGGGACGCTGCGAGCCGCTGCTCGCGGCGTACCGCGCGGGGCTGGTGGCGCGGTGGGGCGAGGCGCTGGCGGAGGACCCGTCGATGCGGCGCGTGCTCCTGCGCTTCCGCACCCGGACGTTGCCCGAGGCCGCGTTGCGCGCGGTGGATCCACAGCTGCGTGCGCTGGCGAATGTGAACACGCCGGAGGACCTGGTGCGCTACGGCGTGACGCTGCCGGCGCGCTGA